One window of the Streptomyces sp. ITFR-21 genome contains the following:
- a CDS encoding aldo/keto reductase, which produces MPTQVPVRRIGLGLAAVGRPGYITPDRDRDLPPGRGVDAMRRRVRELLDHAWASGVRHIDTARSYGRAEEFLAEWLSDGGERPGLVVSSKWGYTYTANWRVAAGTHEVKDHGVATYDRQLAETRRLLGDRLDVYQVHSVTPDSPALTDPVLHRRLAGLAATGVTVGLSTSGPAQGEAIRAALTVSVDGAPLFRSVQATWNILEPSAGPALAEAHRAGCAVIVKEALANGRLATADPALDPVLGPVAEAAGVAYDAVALAAALHQPWAGRVLSGAATTAQLDANLRAASVALAPAQTAALAALAETPAAYWAHRSRLPWS; this is translated from the coding sequence GTGCCGACCCAGGTTCCCGTCCGGCGGATCGGACTCGGGCTGGCCGCGGTCGGCCGCCCCGGCTACATCACGCCGGACCGCGACCGGGACCTGCCGCCGGGGCGAGGGGTGGACGCGATGCGCCGGCGGGTGCGCGAACTGCTCGACCACGCCTGGGCGAGCGGCGTCCGGCACATCGACACCGCCCGTTCGTACGGCCGCGCCGAGGAGTTCCTCGCCGAGTGGCTGAGCGACGGCGGGGAGCGGCCGGGACTGGTCGTCTCCAGCAAGTGGGGCTACACCTACACCGCGAACTGGCGGGTGGCGGCCGGGACGCACGAGGTCAAGGACCACGGCGTCGCCACGTACGACCGGCAGCTCGCCGAGACCCGGCGGCTGCTCGGCGACCGGCTGGACGTCTACCAGGTGCACTCGGTCACCCCGGACAGCCCCGCCCTCACCGACCCCGTGCTGCACCGCCGGCTCGCCGGTCTGGCCGCGACCGGCGTCACCGTGGGGCTGTCGACCAGCGGGCCCGCCCAGGGCGAGGCGATCCGCGCCGCCCTGACGGTCAGCGTCGACGGCGCGCCCCTGTTCCGCAGCGTCCAGGCCACCTGGAACATCCTGGAGCCGTCGGCCGGCCCGGCCCTGGCCGAGGCGCACCGGGCGGGATGCGCGGTCATCGTCAAGGAGGCGCTCGCCAACGGCCGCCTCGCCACGGCCGATCCGGCGCTCGACCCCGTGCTGGGACCGGTCGCCGAGGCGGCCGGCGTCGCCTACGACGCCGTCGCGCTGGCCGCCGCCCTGCACCAGCCGTGGGCGGGCCGGGTGCTGTCCGGCGCCGCGACCACCGCCCAGCTCGACGCGAACCTGCGGGCCGCCTCCGTCGCACTCGCCCCCGCCCAGACGGCCGCCCTCGCCGCGCTGGCCGAGACCCCCGCCGCGTACTGGGCCCACAGGTCCCGGCTCCCCTGGAGCTGA
- a CDS encoding glycoside hydrolase family 16 protein, with protein sequence MGLTVTGGSAAAAVPGAPTGWTTVFSDDFNGASGTGLNRDNWLYDTGIGYNYPGAATNWGTGELETATDSTANVYQDGAGHLVIKPLKDAAGHWTSGRIETQRTDFAAPPGGQLQISASIQQPNPQHGLGYWPAFWAMGAAARPVGATNWPGIGELDIFEDVNALSQHSTTFHCGVWAGECHDPDGISSGLQPCEGCQTGFHTYSVIVDRTNTSAEQLRFYLDGALTYTVNENQVSVATWQAAVDHGFFAIFDVAIGGSYPDKVCGCTSPSADITSGAGMSVDWMAVYQTGNGSGTTDGGTTTGTTDGGTTTGTTTNGGTTTGTTTDGGTTTGTTTDGGTTTGTTTDGGTTTGTTTDGGTTTGTTDGGTTGGTTTPDYAQNATSVGAGQARISFTPTTPAQYVDVHYLVNGAGQQNFRMAVSGGTWTQTVSGLSAGSVLTYWFTYEKSGPQYDTPHFTYTQSS encoded by the coding sequence CTGGGCCTCACCGTCACCGGCGGATCGGCCGCCGCGGCGGTACCCGGCGCGCCGACCGGCTGGACCACCGTCTTCAGCGACGACTTCAACGGCGCCTCGGGGACCGGACTGAACCGCGACAACTGGCTCTACGACACCGGAATCGGTTACAACTACCCGGGCGCCGCCACCAACTGGGGCACCGGCGAACTGGAGACGGCGACCGACTCGACGGCCAACGTCTACCAGGACGGCGCCGGACACCTGGTGATCAAGCCGCTCAAGGACGCCGCCGGGCACTGGACCTCGGGCCGGATCGAGACCCAGCGCACCGACTTCGCCGCCCCGCCCGGCGGCCAGTTGCAGATCAGTGCGTCCATCCAGCAGCCCAACCCGCAGCACGGCCTCGGCTACTGGCCGGCGTTCTGGGCGATGGGCGCCGCGGCCCGGCCGGTCGGCGCCACCAACTGGCCCGGCATCGGCGAACTGGACATCTTCGAGGACGTCAACGCGCTGAGCCAGCACTCGACCACCTTCCACTGCGGTGTGTGGGCGGGGGAGTGCCACGACCCCGACGGCATCAGCAGCGGCCTGCAACCCTGTGAAGGCTGCCAGACCGGTTTCCACACCTACTCGGTGATCGTCGACCGCACCAACACCTCCGCCGAGCAGCTGCGCTTCTACCTCGACGGCGCCCTCACCTACACGGTCAACGAGAACCAGGTGTCCGTCGCCACCTGGCAGGCCGCCGTCGACCACGGCTTCTTCGCCATCTTCGACGTCGCGATCGGCGGTTCCTACCCCGACAAGGTCTGCGGCTGCACCTCGCCCTCCGCCGACATCACCTCCGGCGCCGGCATGTCCGTGGACTGGATGGCCGTCTACCAGACCGGCAACGGCAGCGGCACCACGGACGGCGGTACGACCACGGGCACCACGGACGGCGGTACGACCACGGGCACCACCACCAACGGGGGCACGACCACGGGCACCACCACGGACGGGGGCACGACCACGGGCACCACCACGGACGGGGGCACGACCACGGGCACCACCACGGACGGGGGCACGACCACGGGCACCACCACGGACGGCGGTACGACCACCGGCACCACGGACGGGGGCACGACCGGCGGGACCACGACGCCGGACTACGCGCAGAACGCCACCTCGGTCGGCGCCGGCCAGGCCCGGATCTCCTTCACCCCGACCACACCCGCCCAGTACGTCGACGTCCACTACCTGGTGAACGGCGCGGGCCAGCAGAACTTCCGGATGGCGGTCAGCGGCGGCACCTGGACCCAGACGGTGAGCGGGCTGTCCGCGGGTTCGGTCCTCACCTACTGGTTCACCTACGAGAAGAGCGGCCCCCAGTACGACACCCCGCATTTCACCTACACCCAGAGCAGCTAG
- a CDS encoding HelD family protein has product MVPPPPFPPELPSADRAAGAHGAGGGTHPGRGAARPTDDWRAGELRAENAYVGALYDRFEAQRGLAADRLRELHLQDRGGTFQSRMERDTLEIHHTRRLAELHAAEYGLCFGRIEDADGERRYIGRIALADDDHEPLLTDWRAPAAEPFYRATPAAPGGVVARRHLRSKGRAVVDFDDDAFGVGAVEGRDSSELSGEAALLASLTAARTGRMGDIVSTIQAEQDRVIRSELGGVLVVQGGPGTGKTVVALHRAAYLLYTHRDRLARSGVLVIGPNTTFLRYIDQVLPALGESEVVLSSIGALYPGVTPTGTETAEAAAVKGDARMAGVLAAALEGLRQLPETAWTVTVGRGSHREEEVRVGRALCERAQAVARRTGGPHNAARPELVERLSAELALRLARDRGGDMDLDGVADLADALVREPGFQAVVERLWPLLSPEQLLTALFGSPELLTAAMPDFSAAERAALLRARPAQGGPAASWTTDDVPLLDEAAELLGPPPGGGASRRAAAAARAADLEYAKVVLEDFGEGLVEPELLARQYRGEDALRPLAERAAEDRTWGFGHVIVDEAQELSPMAWRLLTRRCPGRSMTIVGDLAQTGAPAGLTSWGEALDTYTAGRWRTVELTVNYRTPAEIMRVTEGVLRALDPALTAPGAVRSGGIRPWSLRIPRDDRGPALRAAVGKEIAAAPDGGRTAVIHPPKWPAELIGALAGLDGVAVFDGPSALDARVVLLTPAQAKGLEFDAVLVVEPAQILAAHSRGVNDLYVALTRATRSLGVIHRGELPDMLAGLDPR; this is encoded by the coding sequence TTGGTCCCTCCCCCACCGTTCCCGCCCGAACTACCGTCAGCCGACCGCGCCGCAGGCGCGCACGGAGCCGGTGGCGGGACGCACCCGGGCCGCGGCGCCGCCCGGCCCACCGACGACTGGCGGGCCGGCGAGCTGCGAGCGGAGAACGCGTACGTCGGCGCCCTGTACGACCGCTTCGAAGCCCAGCGCGGACTCGCCGCGGACCGGCTGCGCGAACTCCATCTCCAGGACAGGGGCGGCACGTTCCAGTCCCGTATGGAGCGCGACACGCTGGAGATCCACCACACCCGCCGGCTGGCCGAACTGCACGCCGCCGAGTACGGGCTCTGCTTCGGCCGGATCGAAGACGCCGACGGCGAGCGGCGCTACATCGGCCGGATCGCCCTGGCGGACGACGACCACGAGCCGCTCCTCACCGACTGGCGGGCGCCGGCCGCGGAGCCGTTCTACCGGGCGACGCCCGCCGCGCCCGGCGGCGTGGTGGCGCGGCGCCACCTGCGGAGCAAGGGCCGGGCCGTCGTCGACTTCGACGACGACGCCTTCGGTGTCGGCGCCGTCGAGGGCCGCGACAGCTCCGAGCTCAGCGGCGAGGCCGCCCTGCTCGCCTCGCTGACGGCGGCCCGCACCGGGCGGATGGGCGACATCGTCTCCACCATCCAGGCCGAGCAGGACCGGGTCATCCGCTCCGAACTCGGCGGTGTGCTGGTCGTGCAGGGCGGTCCGGGTACCGGCAAGACCGTGGTCGCCCTGCACCGCGCCGCGTACCTGCTCTACACCCACCGCGACCGGCTGGCCAGGAGCGGCGTGCTGGTCATCGGGCCGAACACGACGTTCCTGCGCTACATCGACCAGGTACTGCCCGCGCTCGGCGAGAGCGAGGTCGTGCTGAGCAGCATCGGCGCGCTCTACCCGGGCGTCACGCCGACCGGCACGGAGACGGCCGAGGCCGCCGCCGTCAAGGGCGACGCGCGGATGGCCGGGGTGCTCGCCGCCGCGCTGGAGGGCCTGCGGCAGCTGCCGGAGACGGCGTGGACCGTCACCGTGGGCCGCGGGTCGCACCGGGAGGAGGAGGTGCGGGTCGGCAGGGCCCTGTGCGAGCGGGCGCAGGCCGTCGCGCGCAGGACCGGCGGGCCCCACAACGCGGCCCGGCCCGAGCTGGTCGAGCGGCTCTCCGCCGAGCTGGCCCTGCGGCTGGCCAGGGACCGCGGCGGGGACATGGACCTGGACGGCGTGGCGGACCTCGCCGACGCGCTCGTCCGCGAGCCCGGGTTCCAGGCCGTGGTCGAGCGGCTGTGGCCGCTGCTGAGCCCGGAGCAGCTGCTCACGGCGCTGTTCGGCTCCCCGGAGCTGCTGACCGCCGCCATGCCGGACTTCTCCGCGGCCGAACGCGCCGCGCTGCTGCGCGCGCGCCCGGCCCAGGGCGGGCCGGCCGCCTCCTGGACCACCGACGACGTCCCGCTGCTGGACGAGGCCGCCGAGCTGCTCGGCCCGCCGCCCGGCGGCGGCGCGTCCCGCCGGGCGGCGGCCGCCGCGCGGGCCGCGGACCTGGAATACGCGAAGGTCGTCCTTGAGGACTTCGGCGAGGGGCTGGTCGAACCGGAGCTGCTGGCCCGGCAGTACCGCGGCGAGGACGCGCTCCGCCCGCTGGCCGAGCGCGCCGCCGAGGACCGGACCTGGGGCTTCGGGCACGTGATCGTGGACGAGGCGCAGGAACTGTCCCCCATGGCCTGGCGGCTGCTGACCCGCCGCTGCCCCGGCCGTTCCATGACGATCGTGGGCGACCTGGCGCAGACCGGCGCGCCGGCCGGGCTGACCTCCTGGGGCGAGGCGCTCGACACCTACACGGCGGGACGCTGGCGTACGGTCGAACTCACCGTCAACTACCGGACCCCGGCCGAGATCATGCGCGTCACCGAGGGCGTCCTGCGGGCGCTCGACCCGGCGCTCACCGCTCCCGGCGCGGTGCGCAGCGGCGGGATCCGCCCGTGGAGCCTGCGGATCCCGCGCGACGACCGGGGACCGGCGCTGCGCGCCGCGGTCGGGAAGGAGATCGCGGCGGCGCCGGACGGCGGCAGGACGGCGGTCATCCACCCCCCAAAGTGGCCGGCCGAACTGATCGGCGCGCTGGCCGGACTGGACGGCGTCGCCGTCTTCGACGGCCCGTCGGCGCTGGACGCGCGCGTCGTCCTGTTGACGCCCGCCCAGGCCAAGGGGCTGGAGTTCGACGCGGTCCTGGTCGTGGAGCCCGCGCAGATCCTCGCGGCGCACAGCCGCGGCGTGAACGACCTCTACGTCGCGCTCACGCGTGCCACCAGGAGCCTCGGGGTCATCCACCGCGGGGAACTGCCGGACATGCTGGCCGGCCTGGACCCCCGCTGA
- a CDS encoding MerR family transcriptional regulator encodes MRIGELASRAGVSVRSLRYYEEQGLLSSTRSGSGQRYFAEDDVERVTFIRRLYAAGLSSRTIVELLPCVDSPSEGNTGTALERMAQERDRLSGHIDDLVRTRDALDGLMAAARAHRESLRAALAGS; translated from the coding sequence ATGCGCATCGGGGAACTCGCGTCGCGGGCCGGGGTCAGCGTCCGGTCGCTGCGCTACTACGAGGAGCAGGGCCTGCTCAGCAGCACCCGCAGCGGCAGCGGGCAGCGGTACTTCGCGGAGGACGACGTCGAGCGGGTCACGTTCATCCGGCGGTTGTACGCCGCGGGGCTGTCCAGCCGCACCATCGTCGAGCTGCTGCCCTGCGTCGACTCGCCCAGCGAGGGCAACACCGGCACCGCGCTGGAGCGGATGGCGCAGGAGCGCGACCGCCTCTCCGGGCACATCGACGACCTCGTCCGCACCCGCGACGCCCTCGACGGCCTGATGGCGGCGGCGCGGGCCCACCGGGAGAGCCTGCGGGCCGCCCTGGCCGGCTCCTGA
- a CDS encoding alkene reductase produces MTTLFHSHRLGDLTLPNRVVMAPMTRVRAAAGGLATASMATYYAQRATAGLIVSEGVQPSLIGQSNPGTPGLHTDEQVASWRPVTAAVHTNGGRIFAQIMHGGRVSHPDTNGLRPVGPSAVPAVGDVFTPTGPRPAPVPRALETAEVPEHALSYAEAARRAVDAGFDGVELHGANGYLISQFLSTNANLRTDRYGGPVANRIRFAVEAVSATVEAVGKARTGIRLSPGATIWGVRESDVPELYAALLAELARLEVAYVHLEATAEERILLGLRRAWPGTLIVNPVPPMGPKQTGRADADHWLGLGADLISFGRAFVANPDLVERLRTGLPIAPVDEATYYQGGDAGYLTYPAYRHTV; encoded by the coding sequence GTGACCACCCTCTTCCACAGCCACCGGCTCGGCGACCTGACGCTGCCGAACCGGGTGGTGATGGCGCCGATGACGCGGGTGCGGGCCGCCGCCGGCGGTCTGGCGACGGCGTCGATGGCAACGTACTACGCCCAGCGGGCGACGGCCGGCCTGATCGTCAGCGAGGGCGTGCAGCCGAGCCTGATCGGGCAGTCCAACCCCGGTACGCCGGGGCTGCACACCGACGAGCAGGTCGCCTCGTGGCGGCCGGTGACCGCTGCCGTGCACACCAACGGCGGACGGATCTTCGCCCAGATCATGCACGGCGGGCGGGTCTCGCACCCCGACACCAACGGCCTGCGTCCGGTCGGGCCCTCGGCGGTCCCCGCCGTCGGCGACGTCTTCACCCCGACCGGACCGCGGCCCGCGCCCGTACCGCGTGCCCTGGAGACCGCCGAAGTGCCCGAGCACGCCCTGTCGTACGCCGAGGCCGCCCGCCGGGCCGTCGACGCCGGCTTCGACGGCGTGGAGCTGCACGGCGCCAACGGCTATCTGATCTCGCAGTTCCTCTCCACCAACGCCAACCTGCGAACGGACCGCTACGGAGGCCCGGTCGCCAACCGGATCCGGTTCGCCGTCGAGGCGGTGTCCGCCACGGTCGAGGCCGTGGGCAAGGCCAGGACCGGTATCCGCCTCTCCCCGGGCGCGACGATCTGGGGCGTCCGGGAGAGCGACGTCCCCGAGCTCTACGCCGCCCTGCTGGCCGAACTCGCCCGCCTGGAGGTGGCCTACGTCCACCTCGAGGCCACCGCCGAGGAGCGGATACTGCTCGGGCTGCGCCGCGCGTGGCCCGGCACCCTCATCGTGAACCCGGTGCCTCCGATGGGCCCGAAGCAGACCGGCCGGGCCGACGCCGACCACTGGCTCGGGCTGGGGGCCGACCTCATCAGCTTCGGCCGCGCCTTCGTCGCCAACCCCGACCTGGTCGAGCGGCTGCGGACCGGACTGCCGATCGCCCCCGTCGACGAGGCCACGTACTACCAGGGCGGTGACGCGGGCTACCTCACCTACCCGGCGTACCGGCACACGGTCTGA